The DNA sequence CCGGATTCGGCGACGGCGCCGTGTTCGCCGAGGAGCTCCTCGCCGACCCGCGGCATGTCGAGGTGCAGATCGTCGGCGACGGATCGGCCGTCCGCGCCGTCGGCGATCGGGACTGCTCGGTGCAGCGCCGGCACCAGAAGCTCATCGAGATCGCCCCCGCCCCCGACCTTTCTGCACAGTTGCGCGCCGAGCTGCACGAGTGTGCGGCGCGGCTGGGCGCCGCGGTGGGCTACCGGGGCGCCGGCACCGTGGAGTTCCTCGTCTTCGGCGACGGATACGTGTTCCTGGAGATCAACCCCCGGTTGCAGGTGGAGCACACCGTCACCGAGGAGGTCACCGGCATCGACCTGGTGGCCGCGCAATTGCGCATCGCGTGCGGCGCGACGCTCGCGGAAACGGCGCTGCCCCACGGAATCAGCGCGCTCGCCGACGGGACGGCCGACGGAGAGCCCACAGCGGCCTCGGGCACCGCGCTGCAGGCGCGCGTGAACATGGAGACGACGGCGGCGGACGGCACGACGACGCCGACCGGGGGCACGCTCACCGCATTCTCCCCGCCCTCCGGCCCCGGCGTGCGGGTGGACACCTTCGCCCGGCCCGGCCTCACTCCGAGCCTGCGCTACGACCCGCTGCTCGCGAAGGTGATCGTGCACGCCCGCGACGGCGGCCTGCCGGTGGCCGCGCGCAAGGCGGAGCGCGCGCTGGCGGAATTCGGCGTGACGGGTGTCGGCACCAACATCCCGCTGCTCCGCGCGATCCTCGCCGACGACGAGTTCGCCGGCGGCGCACCAGTGTCCACCTCCTACCTGCCGCGGCGGCTGCCGGAACTGCTCGCGGACGCCCCGGCCGCGGACAACCCCCTCGGCGGCGACGTCGACACGGCGGGGGAAGCCCGGACCCCCGCCGTGCCCGACGCCGAGGTGGGTCCCGGCGAGATCGCGCTCACCGCGCCCATGACGGGGACCGTCATCTCCGCCGTCGCCCCGGGTACGGCGGTCGACGCGGGGACGGAGGTGCTGCTGCTGGAGGCGATGAAGATGCACCACGGCGTCAACGCGCCCCGGGGCGGCACCGTCATCCGGACGCTCGTCGCGCCGGGTCGCACGGTGGTCGCCGGGCAGCCGCTGGCGGTGCTCGCCGCAGATCTGGCCGCCGCCGCAGATGTGGACGGCGCGGAGGGCGCCGTCGACCTGGACCGCGAGCGTGCCGACCTGGCGCTCATCCGCGAGCGGCACGCGCGCACCCTCGACGGGGCGCGGCCTGAGGCGATGGCGAAGCTCGAAGCCCGCGGCCGGCGCAGCGCCCGCGATAACATCGCCGATCTCGTCGACAAGGGCAGCTTCACCGAGTACGGCGCCCTGGCGCTGGCCGCGCAGCGCTCGCGGCGCAGCGAGGAGGACCTCATCGCCCGCACCCCCGCCGACGGCATGGTGTGCGGCATTGCCACCGTGGGCGCGGACAGGCTCGGCCGGGCCGCCGCCGAGACCGCGGTGCTCTCCTACGACTACACCGTCCTCGCCGGTACACAGGGAAGGCAGAACCACGCCAAGACGGACCGGGTCATCGCGGTGGCGTCGCGACGCCGGATTCCACTGGTGCTCTTCGCCGAGGGCGGCGGCGGCCGGCCCGGGGACACCGACGCGGGCGGGGCCGCCGGCCTCGAACTCACCACATTCCGTGCCCTCGCGGCGCTGAGCGGCCGGGTGCCGCTCATCGCCGTCGTCTCCGGGCGCTGCTTCGCCGGCAACGCCGCGCTGGCCGGGGTCTGCGACGTGCTCATCGCCACGCCGGACGCGAACATCGGTATGGGCGGCCCGGCGATGATCGAGGGCGGCGGGCTCGGGACGGTCCGCCCGGAGGAGATCGGGCCCGTCGACGTGCAACGGCGCGGCGGGGTGATCCACCTGTCCGCCCGCGACGAAGAGCACGCGGTGGCGCTGGCGCGGCAGTACCTGTCGTACTTCCAAGGGCCGGTGGATGACTGGGAGGCGCCGGATCCGCGGCGCGCCCGCCACGCGGTGCCCGAAGACCGGCTGCGCGCCTACGACGTGCGCACGGTGCTGGACGCGATCGCCGACGCGGGCAGCGTGCTCGAGCTGCGGCGCGACTACGGGCACGGCGCCGTCACCGCGCTCCTGCGCGTCGAGGGCGTCCCCTACGGGGTCATCGGCAACAGCGGCACGCACCTGGGCGGGGCGATCGACGCCGAGGCGGCCGACAAGTTCACCGAGTTCCTCACCCTGTGCCAGGCGCATGGCCTGCCCGTCGTCTCTCTGTGCGACACGCCCGGATTCATGGTGGGCCCCGCGTCCGAGGAGGAGGCGACGGTGCGCCGTTTCGGCCGGATGTTCATCGCCGGCGCTCGGCTGACAGTCCCGTTCGGCACCGTGATCCTGCGCAAGGGGTACGGGCTGGGCGCGATGGCCATGGCCGGCGGCTCGTTCCACGCCCCGCAATTCACCGTGGCCTGGCCGACGGGCGAGATCGGGCCGATGGGCCTGGAGGGCGCGGTGCACCTGGGGTTCCGCAAGGAACTCGAAGCCGAACCGGACCCGCAGGCCCGTCAGGCGCTGTTCGACTCGCTGCTCGCCGAGGCCTACGCGCGCGGCCGGGCCCTCAACGCGGCGACGACCTTCGAGATCGACGACG is a window from the Tomitella gaofuii genome containing:
- a CDS encoding acetyl-CoA carboxylase family protein, whose product is MSMHEATHAAPATVLVANRGEIAVRVIRTARELGLRTVAVYAADDAASPHASAADEAVALDAAGPTAYLDREALARIGGRLAAAGRTVLVHPGYGFLSEDAAFARACADAGLVFVGPAPDALERCGDKTAARALAEAVGVPVLPATSGDGGLDEAVAFARGRSALMIKARAGGGGRGMREVHAPGPGQPLDPDAVTAAFRACSAEAQAGFGDGAVFAEELLADPRHVEVQIVGDGSAVRAVGDRDCSVQRRHQKLIEIAPAPDLSAQLRAELHECAARLGAAVGYRGAGTVEFLVFGDGYVFLEINPRLQVEHTVTEEVTGIDLVAAQLRIACGATLAETALPHGISALADGTADGEPTAASGTALQARVNMETTAADGTTTPTGGTLTAFSPPSGPGVRVDTFARPGLTPSLRYDPLLAKVIVHARDGGLPVAARKAERALAEFGVTGVGTNIPLLRAILADDEFAGGAPVSTSYLPRRLPELLADAPAADNPLGGDVDTAGEARTPAVPDAEVGPGEIALTAPMTGTVISAVAPGTAVDAGTEVLLLEAMKMHHGVNAPRGGTVIRTLVAPGRTVVAGQPLAVLAADLAAAADVDGAEGAVDLDRERADLALIRERHARTLDGARPEAMAKLEARGRRSARDNIADLVDKGSFTEYGALALAAQRSRRSEEDLIARTPADGMVCGIATVGADRLGRAAAETAVLSYDYTVLAGTQGRQNHAKTDRVIAVASRRRIPLVLFAEGGGGRPGDTDAGGAAGLELTTFRALAALSGRVPLIAVVSGRCFAGNAALAGVCDVLIATPDANIGMGGPAMIEGGGLGTVRPEEIGPVDVQRRGGVIHLSARDEEHAVALARQYLSYFQGPVDDWEAPDPRRARHAVPEDRLRAYDVRTVLDAIADAGSVLELRRDYGHGAVTALLRVEGVPYGVIGNSGTHLGGAIDAEAADKFTEFLTLCQAHGLPVVSLCDTPGFMVGPASEEEATVRRFGRMFIAGARLTVPFGTVILRKGYGLGAMAMAGGSFHAPQFTVAWPTGEIGPMGLEGAVHLGFRKELEAEPDPQARQALFDSLLAEAYARGRALNAATTFEIDDVIDPADTRAWIRTLATG